A single region of the Alkalispirochaeta americana genome encodes:
- a CDS encoding serine hydrolase domain-containing protein, translated as MSITLPEAVRPESVGMASKNLSNIDDLAHRFIQEKAYRGVVVLVARHGEICYFKAFGEADQDKPLKKDAVFRLASMSKVPSAVAVMQLFERGQISLHEPVSKYLPEFSEPKVAVLENWGAVRMERAKREITIHDLLSMTAGMTNTWWYNLFTPDCYRVVPKLYKESGLMDDLDAPNITLEDNVKILARMPLIAHPGEMFDYSNNSVETLCRLVEVVSGVDFNRYLQENIFEPLGMRETWFFPPEEELHRVPAAFWAGTGEKHVEKHPLGLGMLGPDYTFSPHKTYFSGAAGLHGTTYDYFRFAQMLLNKGVLEGVRVLSRASVELMTSNQIGDLTNWQLTGNKWGYQLDIQEGVNAPPGSLHYLGGPGAYSWQGFWSTKFVNNPAHDTVIMTMSTPGFDGALPNNLRMIAAAAAAVED; from the coding sequence ATGAGTATCACCCTGCCCGAGGCTGTGCGACCGGAGTCGGTTGGCATGGCATCGAAGAACTTGTCGAATATTGACGATCTTGCCCACCGGTTCATCCAGGAGAAGGCCTACCGTGGTGTGGTCGTTCTGGTGGCGCGACACGGAGAGATCTGCTATTTCAAGGCTTTCGGAGAGGCCGACCAGGACAAACCCCTGAAGAAGGATGCTGTCTTCCGGCTCGCCTCAATGTCAAAGGTGCCGAGCGCGGTGGCGGTGATGCAGCTCTTTGAGCGGGGGCAGATAAGCCTTCACGAGCCGGTGTCGAAGTATCTTCCCGAGTTTAGTGAACCGAAGGTGGCGGTCCTGGAAAACTGGGGCGCCGTACGAATGGAGCGGGCCAAGCGGGAGATAACCATCCATGACCTCTTGTCGATGACCGCGGGCATGACAAACACCTGGTGGTACAATCTCTTCACGCCGGACTGCTATCGGGTTGTTCCCAAGTTGTACAAAGAGTCGGGGCTCATGGATGATCTGGATGCTCCGAACATTACCCTTGAGGACAACGTGAAGATCCTGGCCAGGATGCCCCTGATTGCACATCCCGGTGAAATGTTTGACTATTCAAACAATAGTGTCGAGACGCTCTGCCGGCTGGTTGAGGTGGTGTCAGGGGTGGATTTTAACCGCTACCTGCAGGAGAACATCTTCGAGCCCCTGGGGATGCGGGAGACCTGGTTCTTTCCGCCCGAGGAGGAACTTCACAGGGTGCCGGCCGCGTTCTGGGCGGGTACCGGGGAAAAGCACGTGGAGAAGCATCCCCTGGGCCTCGGTATGCTGGGGCCCGATTATACCTTCAGTCCGCACAAGACCTACTTTAGTGGCGCCGCCGGATTGCACGGCACAACCTATGATTACTTCCGCTTTGCTCAGATGTTGCTCAACAAGGGGGTTCTTGAGGGCGTCCGTGTATTGAGCCGGGCGTCGGTGGAGCTGATGACTTCCAACCAGATTGGAGACCTCACTAACTGGCAGCTCACCGGGAACAAGTGGGGATACCAGCTTGATATCCAGGAGGGTGTCAACGCACCGCCAGGGTCCCTGCACTATCTGGGTGGCCCCGGCGCCTACAGTTGGCAGGGGTTCTGGAGTACCAAGTTCGTGAATAACCCGGCTCACGATACCGTTATCATGACGATGTCGACACCGGGGTTCGATGGGGCCTTGCCCAATAATCTCCGGATGATTGCTGCGGCCGCTGCTGCAGTGGAAGACTGA
- a CDS encoding uracil-xanthine permease family protein: MAEPIKNAPIEDISTLGYHKQLALGVQHVFTLFASTVLVPIITGLDVGVALVMSGVGTLLFHMITQKKVPAYLGSSFSFIAPLLLAGEMYGLAAARGGIVVAGLIYAILAGLISKFGPEKILRFFPPVVTGPIIIVISMTLAPNAINMASQDWLLALITLSVIIGVASYSRGFFKIIPVIVGLAVGYIVAALLGRVDYTAITQAAWIGMPNFELPSFNIGAIAIVAPIALVTVVEHVGDVLAMSGVVRKNLSVDPGLGRTLLGDGIATSFSAFLGGPANTTYSQNTGVVALTKVYDPKVMRIAAVITILIGLIPKLNAFTSTIPTPVIGGAVVILFGMIASIGARTLVNNRVDFSKTRNMIIGAVILVFGLGGAVIPIEIGIVKINVVGMALAAIVGIGLNIILPKEEDDEAELKL; this comes from the coding sequence ATGGCAGAACCAATCAAAAACGCCCCTATTGAAGACATCAGCACACTGGGATACCACAAACAGCTCGCACTGGGAGTGCAGCACGTCTTTACACTCTTCGCATCCACCGTTCTGGTACCGATCATCACGGGACTCGATGTAGGCGTGGCCCTGGTGATGTCTGGTGTGGGAACCCTGCTCTTTCACATGATCACCCAAAAGAAAGTGCCCGCCTATCTGGGGTCGTCTTTCTCCTTTATCGCGCCGCTCCTTCTGGCCGGAGAGATGTACGGCCTGGCAGCAGCCCGAGGGGGAATCGTCGTGGCGGGACTGATCTACGCGATCCTGGCAGGGCTGATCTCCAAGTTTGGTCCCGAAAAAATCCTGCGCTTCTTCCCGCCCGTCGTCACGGGCCCGATCATTATCGTCATCAGCATGACCCTGGCTCCGAATGCGATTAACATGGCCTCCCAGGACTGGTTGCTCGCGCTGATAACCCTCTCCGTCATCATCGGCGTAGCCTCCTATTCCCGGGGTTTCTTCAAGATCATTCCCGTTATCGTAGGGCTCGCCGTGGGCTATATCGTGGCAGCTCTGCTGGGGCGCGTGGATTATACCGCGATCACCCAGGCCGCCTGGATCGGCATGCCGAACTTCGAGCTTCCCTCGTTTAACATCGGTGCCATCGCCATCGTGGCTCCCATCGCGCTGGTCACAGTGGTAGAACATGTGGGTGACGTGCTTGCCATGAGCGGTGTGGTGCGAAAAAACCTTTCCGTTGATCCCGGACTGGGGCGAACCCTCCTGGGCGACGGTATCGCCACCTCATTCTCCGCCTTTCTGGGCGGACCGGCCAACACCACCTACTCCCAGAACACCGGTGTGGTGGCACTGACCAAGGTCTACGATCCCAAAGTTATGCGGATCGCTGCGGTGATAACCATTCTGATCGGTCTGATTCCAAAACTGAACGCCTTCACCAGCACCATTCCAACTCCCGTTATCGGAGGAGCGGTGGTAATTCTCTTTGGAATGATCGCCTCCATCGGCGCCCGAACGCTGGTGAACAACCGGGTAGATTTCTCCAAGACCCGGAACATGATCATCGGAGCAGTCATCCTTGTTTTTGGTCTCGGCGGAGCCGTGATTCCCATCGAAATTGGTATTGTGAAAATAAATGTCGTCGGCATGGCCCTGGCAGCGATCGTAGGAATCGGCCTGAACATCATTCTTCCCAAGGAAGAGGATGACGAAGCTGAACTGAAGCTCTGA
- a CDS encoding MTH895/ArsE family thioredoxin-like protein — protein MKIQILGPGCANCTNLEKNARAAAETLGIQAEFEKITDMNQIMDMGVLRTPGFAVDGTLVKSGKVFSPEEIAEALAPYVS, from the coding sequence ATGAAGATTCAGATTTTGGGACCAGGATGCGCCAACTGCACAAACCTGGAAAAGAACGCCCGGGCAGCCGCAGAAACACTGGGTATCCAGGCAGAGTTTGAAAAAATCACCGACATGAACCAGATCATGGACATGGGGGTTCTGCGAACACCCGGCTTTGCTGTGGACGGCACCCTCGTAAAATCGGGCAAGGTCTTTTCCCCCGAGGAGATCGCCGAAGCCCTGGCCCCCTACGTCAGCTAA
- a CDS encoding permease, giving the protein MNPIVRLWQEPKNRLLALMGAVFLAAFFIPWEAPRLMAGVQESFLLLNYYAREHVLLCLIPAFFIAGAITVFLNQQAVIRYLGPDAPKLLAYSVASVSGTILAVCSCTVLPLFKGIYKKGAGLGPAVSFLYSGPAINILAIILTAKVLGLQLGIARALGAIAFAFIIGLAMHLIFFREDRERTTNAAMFQGDESQERSLPQMGLYLGSMIGVLVFLNWAPGDGTIGWWETLHRFRLVIAGGFGLLLLYTLVRWFTRTELGNWVAATRDFAVQILPLLFAGVMVAGFLLGRPGEMALIPEEWIARAVGTNSLASNLFASLAGALMYFATLTEVPIMQGLLGAGMNQGPALALLLAGPSLSLPALLVIGGELGPRKTLTYVALVVTLSTLAGMIYGSVMAL; this is encoded by the coding sequence ATGAACCCGATCGTACGACTCTGGCAGGAACCCAAAAACCGGCTCCTGGCATTAATGGGCGCTGTATTTCTTGCTGCTTTTTTTATCCCCTGGGAGGCTCCCCGCCTGATGGCGGGGGTGCAGGAATCGTTCCTGCTCCTCAATTATTACGCTCGCGAACACGTTTTGCTGTGCCTGATTCCCGCTTTCTTTATTGCCGGCGCGATCACGGTCTTTCTGAACCAGCAGGCCGTTATCCGCTACCTGGGGCCGGATGCTCCAAAGCTCCTGGCCTACAGTGTGGCCTCCGTCTCGGGGACTATCCTGGCCGTGTGCTCCTGCACCGTATTGCCTCTTTTCAAGGGGATATACAAGAAAGGAGCCGGTCTTGGTCCCGCTGTGAGCTTTCTCTACAGCGGACCGGCCATCAATATTCTCGCGATCATCCTCACCGCCAAAGTCCTGGGGCTGCAGCTGGGCATTGCCCGGGCTCTGGGAGCGATCGCCTTCGCCTTTATCATTGGTCTGGCTATGCACCTGATCTTTTTCCGGGAGGACCGGGAGCGAACCACCAACGCCGCGATGTTCCAGGGTGACGAGAGCCAGGAACGATCGCTACCCCAGATGGGGCTCTATCTTGGGTCCATGATCGGTGTTCTGGTCTTCCTTAACTGGGCCCCTGGCGATGGAACTATCGGCTGGTGGGAGACGCTGCACCGGTTTCGCCTGGTGATCGCTGGTGGCTTTGGATTGCTTCTTTTGTATACGCTGGTTCGCTGGTTTACCCGGACCGAACTGGGAAACTGGGTGGCTGCCACCCGGGACTTTGCGGTACAGATACTTCCCCTGCTCTTTGCCGGTGTCATGGTTGCAGGTTTTCTCTTGGGCAGACCCGGTGAAATGGCCCTGATTCCCGAGGAGTGGATCGCTCGGGCTGTGGGAACCAACTCCCTGGCAAGCAATCTCTTTGCCTCCCTGGCGGGGGCACTCATGTACTTCGCAACGCTCACCGAGGTGCCCATTATGCAGGGCCTCCTGGGGGCGGGGATGAACCAGGGACCGGCCCTGGCGCTTCTTCTGGCAGGCCCCTCGCTCTCCCTGCCGGCTTTGCTGGTGATCGGCGGCGAACTGGGACCGCGCAAGACCCTCACCTACGTGGCCCTGGTGGTGACCCTCTCCACCCTGGCCGGCATGATCTACGGAAGTGTGATGGCCCTGTAA
- a CDS encoding ArsR/SmtB family transcription factor, protein MNTLGGLFKTLADETRLRLIYLFLRSSDSLCVCELVDALGLPQYQVSRHLSALKAAGLVQATKQGTWAYHYLEEGSPLIQALWTFLREAPLSADSQEQIQQDYQALTHRLALRSNGCCVVGLNPNPLKDPTPKGDTFI, encoded by the coding sequence ATGAACACCCTGGGCGGACTTTTCAAAACCCTGGCAGATGAAACCCGGCTGAGGCTGATATACCTCTTTCTGCGCAGTAGCGATTCTCTTTGCGTATGCGAACTGGTAGATGCCCTGGGCCTTCCACAGTACCAGGTTTCCCGCCACCTGAGCGCACTCAAGGCAGCCGGTTTGGTACAGGCCACCAAACAGGGAACCTGGGCGTATCACTACCTTGAAGAAGGCTCGCCCCTGATTCAGGCACTGTGGACATTCCTGCGGGAAGCGCCCTTGAGCGCCGACTCACAGGAGCAAATTCAGCAGGATTACCAGGCCCTGACACACCGCCTTGCCCTGAGAAGCAACGGATGTTGTGTGGTGGGCCTCAACCCGAACCCTCTCAAAGACCCGACACCAAAAGGAGATACATTCATATGA
- the arsD gene encoding arsenite efflux transporter metallochaperone ArsD, whose product MSDTVTIEIFDPPMCCPGGLCGPAIDPALLDMNETILTLKNDHGIVIQRYLLQQQGQKFMENPAVLELLQKHNTDILPVTVVNGKVVKTKAFPTCHELLAWSGGETPEPKGAGAVAVAVAETDAESTTSKDESL is encoded by the coding sequence ATGAGCGATACCGTAACCATAGAGATCTTTGACCCGCCCATGTGCTGCCCCGGGGGCTTGTGTGGTCCTGCGATCGATCCGGCACTTCTGGATATGAACGAAACGATTCTGACGCTGAAAAACGACCACGGCATCGTGATTCAGCGGTACCTGTTGCAGCAACAGGGCCAAAAGTTCATGGAGAACCCGGCCGTTCTGGAGCTCCTTCAGAAGCATAACACCGATATCCTGCCCGTCACCGTTGTGAACGGCAAGGTAGTCAAGACAAAGGCCTTTCCAACCTGCCATGAGCTGCTTGCCTGGAGCGGAGGAGAAACGCCGGAACCAAAGGGCGCCGGAGCCGTAGCCGTAGCCGTAGCCGAAACCGATGCCGAAAGCACAACAAGCAAGGATGAATCACTATGA
- a CDS encoding TRC40/GET3/ArsA family transport-energizing ATPase, whose translation MTKNDTHYIFFSGKGGVGKTTMACATAVHNAQEGNRTLIVTTDPASNLSDVFETEIGHNIRPLGKSRGIDNLWGMEIDPDRATEEYRERILAPMRAVMPENVMKVMEEQFNSPCTTEIASFDRFVDFMSGDDASRAAPGEDGSPGGSAGAAWDVVIFDTAPTGHTLRLLELPVDWSKHIEESARGSGNTCIGPVASIQENKAKYDEATRLLGDPTRTEFTFVLQPEETSIYETRRSSSELAEIGVANTRLIVNGILPEAVCEHPFFRSRYEMQQRHLQQIRSEFSVPLTFMYQRDGEIKGLAGLRHVARDLFAGQDHRPDYLLQADTTENSPESLTDSPSYEEQDSRSLLDTISPVRGKTKALFFTGKGGVGKTTVSCATAFALGRAGFKTLLLTTDPASHIGQVLEQPIGDTITPVQGAENLDAVMIDQEAAVAEYKERILADARRKYSEDMLIAVKEELESPCTEEMAAFDKFMWYVEREEYDLVVFDTAPTGHTLRLLELPFDYADQVGMMVTTTGEGNTAKSETQARFDRIIAQMKDPDRSAFGFVVYPESTPVIEAYRAMVDLRAAGIETQFVVANQVLQKEYCTNDFFRKRRTMQEKYLGKINQRFQLPVTIMPLFETEITGLAMVERAADSLLAGSLQSGTAGDGTRVKTKTVAGG comes from the coding sequence ATGACGAAAAACGATACACACTATATCTTCTTCTCCGGTAAAGGCGGCGTGGGAAAGACCACCATGGCCTGTGCCACCGCCGTCCATAATGCCCAGGAAGGCAATCGGACCCTGATCGTAACAACCGATCCCGCGTCAAACCTCTCGGACGTCTTTGAAACCGAGATCGGTCACAATATCCGCCCCCTGGGAAAATCCCGGGGAATCGACAACCTCTGGGGTATGGAGATCGATCCGGATCGTGCCACCGAGGAGTACCGTGAACGCATTCTCGCACCAATGCGCGCGGTGATGCCGGAAAACGTGATGAAGGTGATGGAGGAGCAGTTTAACTCCCCCTGCACCACGGAGATCGCCTCCTTTGACCGTTTTGTGGACTTCATGTCTGGCGACGACGCATCCCGGGCAGCTCCAGGGGAAGATGGATCCCCTGGCGGCAGCGCTGGCGCAGCCTGGGACGTAGTAATCTTTGACACCGCTCCTACGGGCCACACCCTGCGTCTCCTGGAGTTGCCCGTGGACTGGAGCAAACATATCGAGGAAAGCGCCAGGGGGAGCGGGAACACCTGCATCGGCCCGGTGGCCTCAATCCAGGAAAACAAGGCCAAGTACGACGAGGCCACCCGCCTGCTGGGTGACCCCACCCGTACAGAGTTCACCTTTGTGTTGCAGCCGGAAGAAACGTCAATTTATGAGACCCGTCGATCCTCCAGCGAGCTTGCTGAAATCGGGGTCGCGAATACCCGGTTGATCGTCAACGGGATACTCCCGGAGGCTGTCTGCGAGCACCCCTTCTTCCGCAGCCGCTATGAGATGCAGCAACGCCATCTCCAACAGATTCGCAGCGAGTTTTCCGTCCCTCTGACCTTTATGTATCAGCGCGATGGTGAGATCAAGGGCCTTGCCGGTTTGCGCCACGTGGCCAGAGATCTCTTTGCCGGCCAGGACCACAGGCCGGACTATCTGCTCCAGGCCGACACTACGGAGAATTCTCCGGAATCCCTCACCGACTCGCCCTCCTACGAGGAGCAGGATTCGCGCTCCTTGCTGGACACAATCAGCCCGGTCCGGGGAAAAACCAAGGCTCTGTTCTTTACCGGAAAGGGCGGCGTTGGCAAGACAACCGTCTCCTGCGCCACAGCCTTTGCCTTGGGACGCGCGGGATTCAAGACGTTGCTGCTCACCACAGACCCGGCATCGCACATTGGCCAGGTGCTGGAACAACCAATTGGCGACACGATTACTCCGGTGCAGGGAGCGGAAAACCTCGATGCCGTGATGATCGACCAGGAAGCTGCTGTGGCTGAGTACAAGGAGCGGATCCTCGCCGACGCCCGGAGGAAGTACTCCGAGGATATGCTGATAGCGGTCAAGGAGGAGCTTGAGTCGCCCTGCACCGAAGAGATGGCAGCCTTTGACAAGTTCATGTGGTACGTGGAGCGCGAGGAATACGACCTGGTAGTCTTCGACACCGCTCCCACGGGACATACCCTGCGATTGCTGGAGTTACCCTTTGACTACGCTGACCAGGTCGGGATGATGGTCACTACCACAGGAGAAGGGAATACCGCCAAAAGCGAGACCCAGGCCCGATTCGACAGGATCATCGCACAGATGAAGGACCCGGACCGCAGCGCCTTTGGTTTTGTGGTCTACCCGGAATCAACTCCCGTGATTGAGGCATACCGGGCGATGGTGGATCTGAGGGCTGCCGGGATCGAGACGCAGTTTGTCGTGGCCAACCAGGTACTTCAGAAGGAATACTGCACCAACGATTTCTTCCGAAAGCGCCGGACGATGCAGGAAAAATACCTGGGCAAGATCAACCAGCGTTTTCAGTTGCCCGTGACAATTATGCCGCTCTTTGAGACGGAAATCACCGGCCTGGCCATGGTGGAACGCGCCGCCGACTCGCTCCTGGCAGGATCACTCCAGTCCGGCACGGCAGGGGACGGGACGCGGGTAAAGACAAAAACGGTAGCAGGAGGCTGA
- a CDS encoding FmdB family zinc ribbon protein yields the protein MTYEYQCEKCGNTFDVTASIAEKAAGLEPACPECGSKQTSQLFGGVGILSGAGTSSPGGSFGGGLCGPGRGSGCC from the coding sequence GTGACCTACGAGTACCAATGCGAAAAGTGCGGGAACACCTTCGATGTCACCGCCTCCATCGCCGAGAAGGCGGCCGGCCTGGAGCCGGCCTGCCCGGAGTGCGGATCAAAACAGACGTCGCAACTCTTTGGCGGAGTGGGAATACTCTCGGGCGCAGGCACCTCCAGCCCCGGCGGAAGTTTCGGCGGTGGCCTCTGTGGCCCCGGCAGGGGCTCCGGGTGCTGCTGA
- a CDS encoding YlbF family regulator, whose translation MTTDTTINQDIATAAQAFAAGLSETPEYREYEAASEAYQQDAEARDLLRTFQMAQEQTQRTTAWGGTADDAQTLEDLRSQVTSNAVLSRFFASQENLVHLLKETNTYMTERLGFDFATLTKPAGGCC comes from the coding sequence ATGACGACAGACACGACAATAAATCAGGATATAGCAACAGCAGCGCAGGCCTTTGCCGCCGGATTGTCGGAAACACCGGAATACAGGGAATACGAAGCGGCCTCCGAGGCGTATCAGCAGGATGCGGAAGCCCGGGATCTATTGCGAACATTTCAAATGGCGCAAGAGCAGACTCAACGCACGACCGCCTGGGGCGGAACCGCCGACGATGCCCAAACCCTGGAAGATCTCCGGAGCCAGGTAACCTCCAACGCGGTACTCTCGCGTTTTTTCGCCTCCCAGGAGAATCTGGTGCACCTCCTGAAGGAAACCAATACATATATGACAGAACGATTGGGCTTTGATTTTGCAACCCTCACCAAACCTGCCGGCGGATGTTGCTGA
- a CDS encoding YlbF family regulator, with protein MTNALKQATDTFIAALEKAPPVHTFQEANRLFESSEELQGLREQYSALAHELQQKQMEGTLTQENITELRAIQNQVNTHKITANLLSTRNEAVTTLGLANRTISEIVGFDYAATAAPARTC; from the coding sequence ATGACCAACGCACTAAAGCAAGCTACCGACACGTTCATCGCGGCGCTTGAAAAGGCTCCACCGGTACATACCTTCCAGGAAGCCAACCGCCTCTTTGAAAGCAGCGAGGAACTTCAGGGTTTGCGCGAACAGTACAGCGCCCTGGCGCACGAACTTCAGCAGAAACAGATGGAGGGCACTCTGACACAGGAGAACATCACCGAACTGCGCGCGATCCAGAACCAGGTAAACACCCACAAGATCACCGCAAACCTGCTGAGCACCCGGAACGAAGCTGTGACAACACTGGGTCTGGCAAACCGGACGATCAGCGAGATCGTAGGGTTTGATTATGCCGCCACTGCAGCACCGGCAAGGACGTGCTGA
- a CDS encoding arsenate reductase ArsC, whose amino-acid sequence MSLKPRVLAICIHNSARSQMTEEFIRQAAGDSLEVVSAGIEPGTLNPVVVELLKEDGIDITGKSTRSVFDLHTAGERFDYVIAVCDKEAAERCPIFPAEKERLHWPFPDPSKATGTMEEKLAFVRPIRDQIRAKSKDFVERVLG is encoded by the coding sequence ATGAGTTTAAAACCACGAGTGTTGGCGATCTGCATACATAACAGCGCCCGAAGCCAAATGACAGAAGAGTTCATCCGTCAAGCCGCCGGAGATTCTCTTGAGGTCGTGAGTGCCGGAATCGAACCGGGGACGCTGAACCCGGTGGTGGTGGAGCTGCTGAAAGAAGACGGGATCGATATAACCGGCAAGAGTACCCGCAGCGTCTTCGATCTGCATACAGCCGGGGAGCGTTTTGACTATGTGATAGCCGTGTGCGACAAGGAAGCGGCTGAGCGTTGTCCGATCTTTCCGGCTGAAAAGGAGCGGCTCCACTGGCCCTTTCCGGATCCGTCGAAGGCGACCGGAACCATGGAAGAGAAGCTTGCCTTCGTGCGGCCGATCCGGGACCAGATTCGGGCGAAGAGCAAGGACTTCGTGGAACGGGTCCTGGGTTGA